The following proteins are co-located in the Streptomyces bottropensis ATCC 25435 genome:
- a CDS encoding glycoside hydrolase family 6 protein, producing the protein MRRRLRVLTAALFALPLALTAAPSAHAADPTSMTSGFYVDPDSSAKRWVAANPGDGRASAINASIANTPTARWFGSWSGSVGTATGAYAGAADSRDKLPLLVAYNIYNRDYCGGHSAGGAASPSAYASWIAQFAGGIGNRPALVVLEPDSLGDYGCMNQAQITERQNMLSGALSQFARQAPNTWVYMDAGNPAWTDAGTMARRLHEAGVRQAHGFSLNVSNYLTTAENTAYGNAVNSQLSARYGYTKPFVVDTSRNGNGSNGQWCNPSGRRIGPATQQGGGAEMLLWIKVPGESDGNCGVGSGSSAGQFLPEVAYKMIYGY; encoded by the coding sequence ATGCGCCGCAGACTCCGCGTCCTGACGGCAGCGCTCTTCGCCCTGCCGCTGGCGCTCACCGCCGCGCCGTCCGCCCACGCGGCCGACCCGACCTCCATGACCAGCGGGTTCTACGTGGACCCCGACTCCAGCGCGAAGAGGTGGGTGGCGGCCAACCCCGGCGACGGCCGGGCGTCCGCGATCAACGCCTCCATCGCCAACACCCCGACGGCCCGCTGGTTCGGCTCCTGGAGCGGGTCCGTCGGCACCGCCACGGGCGCGTACGCGGGCGCCGCCGACAGCCGCGACAAGCTGCCCCTCCTGGTCGCGTACAACATCTACAACCGCGACTACTGCGGCGGGCACTCCGCCGGCGGGGCCGCCTCACCGTCCGCATACGCGAGCTGGATCGCCCAGTTCGCGGGCGGGATCGGCAACCGCCCGGCCCTGGTCGTCCTGGAGCCCGACTCCCTCGGGGACTACGGCTGCATGAACCAGGCCCAGATCACCGAACGCCAGAACATGCTCAGCGGCGCCCTGTCCCAGTTCGCCCGCCAGGCCCCCAACACCTGGGTCTACATGGACGCCGGCAACCCCGCCTGGACCGACGCGGGGACCATGGCCCGGCGCCTGCACGAGGCCGGCGTGCGGCAGGCCCACGGCTTCTCGCTCAACGTCTCCAACTACCTCACCACCGCCGAGAACACCGCCTACGGCAACGCCGTCAACAGTCAGCTCAGCGCCCGCTACGGCTACACCAAGCCCTTCGTCGTGGACACCAGCCGCAACGGCAACGGCTCCAACGGCCAGTGGTGCAACCCCTCGGGCCGCCGCATCGGCCCCGCCACCCAGCAGGGCGGAGGCGCCGAGATGCTGCTGTGGATCAAGGTCCCGGGTGAGTCCGACGGCAACTGCGGCGTGGGATCCGGCTCCTCGGCGGGCCAGTTCCTGCCCGAGGTCGCCTACAAGATGATCTACGGCTACTGA
- a CDS encoding DUF397 domain-containing protein — protein MSTTELAWFKSSYSGSQGDDCVEVAVTRQAVCVRDSKDLALPHFAVGREGWSRFVGFVGHEGGPRQAGCTS, from the coding sequence ATGAGCACGACGGAATTGGCGTGGTTCAAGTCAAGCTACAGCGGCAGTCAGGGTGACGACTGCGTCGAAGTCGCCGTCACCCGGCAGGCCGTGTGCGTACGGGACTCCAAGGACCTGGCGCTTCCTCACTTCGCGGTCGGACGTGAGGGGTGGTCGCGGTTCGTGGGGTTCGTGGGGCACGAGGGAGGTCCGCGACAGGCGGGCTGCACCTCGTAG
- a CDS encoding helix-turn-helix domain-containing protein, with protein MMNTDEQQYGGGGLRGHGVGAGEVRDPMALTDLRARLEAGRIARGLNQTELARAAGLGRTTVSQALSATASAPPSADTVGALARVLRLDFSVLSALLDAALGRGAAAVADREVPGRPITQWDPHDLEVHPAAEVPAAVVDPAVVAPVMGRQHDGKGGGVRGRATSLPGYVRRPHDEELAAVVLAAQAGRSGMAVLVGPSSAGKTRACWESVQPLAHQGWRLWHPFDPTRAEAALADLVRVAPCTVVWLNEAQHYFGAGAGVGERIAAAVHNLLTAPARAPVLVLATLWPEYADVYTALPEPEAPDAHPRVRELLAGRQIVLPDSFDTDATHRAEVLAAAGDRQLAHALHHMNSGRLTQFLAGAPELLRRHATSSPSARALLHAAMDARRLGAGLHLPAAFLGQAAEDYLGDDEYDDLTDNWLEQAIADTTRPVHGRLAPLRRVRPRPTRPGAPAVNPPGMFYRLADYLEQHGRHQRAHLCPPESFWQAAHDHFGADDLSRLATAARVRHRLRWSERLFRRAADTGSATALLWLARMREDAGDRRSAEEIARRAAEVGNTASLLWLARMREREGDAQAAELLYRRAAGDGSIPALIHLARIRDEEGDREEAEEIARQAADAGDTTALIRLAAMREAGDEERAELLYQHAADVGDLGALFWLARLREQRGDPEGAERIALRAAEAGHPTALMRFTRLRETSGDREGAERIALRAADAGDPDVLAWLAMAREKNEERLEAERLHQLAADAGDPLALLWLTLLRNEDGDLEGAEETVPQAAATTDPAALVRLAERRARAGDRKAAQRLCGLAADAGDIRALVRLAEMREHDGDPQEVERLYRRAVDAGAPFALGRLAALRERDGALQEAAALYQRAADAGDTGALLWLAKAREQDGDQGGAEQPARQAAAAGDTTVWLWLAEAREEKGDREGAERIARQAADAGSISVLFWLAKIRDTAAADRETSLWPYGLDPDGGPTPPW; from the coding sequence ATGATGAACACAGATGAACAGCAGTACGGCGGCGGCGGACTTCGGGGGCACGGCGTGGGAGCGGGCGAGGTGCGGGATCCGATGGCCCTGACGGATCTGCGCGCCCGGTTGGAGGCCGGGCGCATCGCACGAGGGCTGAACCAGACCGAGCTGGCGCGCGCGGCCGGCCTGGGGCGTACGACGGTCAGTCAGGCCCTGAGTGCCACCGCGTCGGCTCCCCCGTCCGCGGACACGGTGGGCGCCCTGGCGCGGGTGCTGCGGCTGGACTTCTCCGTGCTGTCGGCTCTGCTGGACGCGGCGCTGGGCCGGGGTGCGGCGGCTGTGGCGGATCGCGAGGTGCCGGGGCGCCCGATCACACAATGGGATCCGCACGACCTGGAGGTCCACCCTGCGGCCGAGGTCCCGGCGGCGGTCGTCGATCCCGCGGTCGTGGCACCGGTCATGGGGCGGCAGCACGATGGGAAGGGAGGAGGGGTTCGGGGCAGGGCGACGTCACTGCCCGGATATGTACGCCGCCCCCATGACGAGGAACTGGCGGCGGTGGTCCTGGCGGCTCAAGCCGGGCGCAGCGGTATGGCGGTGCTGGTCGGTCCGTCGTCGGCGGGGAAGACACGGGCCTGCTGGGAGTCGGTGCAGCCGCTGGCCCACCAGGGGTGGCGGCTGTGGCATCCGTTCGACCCGACGCGGGCGGAGGCGGCACTGGCAGACCTGGTGAGGGTGGCACCGTGCACGGTGGTGTGGCTGAACGAGGCACAGCACTACTTCGGCGCCGGCGCGGGTGTGGGTGAGCGCATCGCCGCAGCCGTCCACAATCTGCTCACCGCACCGGCGCGCGCTCCGGTGCTGGTCCTCGCGACGCTGTGGCCCGAGTACGCGGACGTCTACACGGCCCTTCCCGAACCCGAGGCTCCGGATGCGCATCCACGGGTCCGTGAGCTGCTGGCCGGACGCCAGATCGTTCTGCCGGACAGCTTCGACACCGACGCCACCCATCGGGCCGAGGTCCTCGCGGCAGCGGGCGACCGGCAACTCGCCCACGCCCTGCACCACATGAACAGCGGTCGACTGACACAATTCCTGGCCGGAGCGCCGGAACTGCTGCGCCGCCACGCGACCTCATCACCCTCGGCCCGAGCGCTGCTCCACGCGGCCATGGACGCCCGGCGCCTCGGCGCCGGACTCCACCTGCCGGCGGCCTTCCTGGGACAAGCGGCGGAGGACTATCTCGGCGACGACGAGTACGACGACCTCACCGACAACTGGCTCGAACAAGCCATTGCCGACACCACTCGCCCTGTGCACGGGCGTCTCGCTCCCCTACGCCGCGTCCGCCCGCGCCCCACCCGCCCCGGTGCACCGGCGGTGAACCCACCCGGCATGTTCTACCGGCTGGCCGACTACCTCGAACAGCACGGACGCCACCAGCGTGCACATCTGTGTCCACCGGAATCGTTCTGGCAGGCCGCTCACGACCATTTCGGGGCTGACGACCTGAGCAGACTCGCTACTGCGGCCCGAGTCCGTCACCGCCTGCGCTGGTCCGAGCGGCTGTTCCGGCGGGCCGCGGACACGGGCAGCGCCACTGCCCTGCTCTGGCTCGCCCGGATGCGGGAGGACGCCGGTGACCGGCGGTCGGCGGAAGAGATCGCCCGTCGAGCCGCCGAGGTCGGCAACACCGCTTCCCTGCTCTGGCTCGCCCGCATGCGAGAGAGGGAGGGGGACGCGCAGGCGGCCGAACTGCTGTACCGGCGGGCCGCGGGCGACGGCAGCATTCCCGCCCTGATTCACCTCGCCAGGATCCGGGACGAGGAGGGGGACCGGGAAGAGGCCGAGGAGATCGCCCGGCAAGCCGCCGACGCCGGAGACACCACCGCCCTGATCCGGCTCGCTGCGATGCGGGAGGCGGGCGACGAGGAACGGGCCGAGCTGCTGTATCAGCACGCCGCGGACGTCGGCGACCTCGGTGCCCTGTTCTGGCTCGCCAGGCTGCGTGAGCAGCGCGGGGACCCGGAGGGAGCCGAACGGATCGCCCTGCGTGCGGCCGAAGCGGGCCACCCCACTGCCCTGATGCGGTTTACCAGGCTCCGGGAGACAAGCGGGGACCGGGAAGGAGCCGAACGCATCGCGCTGCGCGCGGCCGACGCCGGTGACCCGGATGTCCTGGCCTGGCTCGCCATGGCGCGGGAGAAGAACGAGGAGCGACTGGAAGCCGAACGGCTCCATCAGCTGGCCGCTGACGCGGGCGACCCCCTCGCTCTGCTCTGGCTCACCCTTCTGCGAAACGAGGACGGCGACCTGGAGGGAGCCGAGGAGACCGTCCCGCAGGCGGCGGCCACGACCGACCCGGCTGCCTTGGTCCGGCTCGCGGAACGGCGAGCGAGAGCCGGCGACCGGAAAGCAGCCCAGCGCCTGTGCGGGCTGGCAGCCGACGCCGGTGACATCCGTGCTCTGGTACGTCTCGCCGAGATGCGAGAACACGACGGTGACCCGCAGGAGGTCGAACGCCTGTACCGACGGGCCGTGGACGCGGGCGCCCCGTTCGCCCTGGGCCGACTCGCCGCGCTGCGGGAGAGGGACGGAGCCCTCCAGGAGGCCGCAGCGCTCTACCAGCGGGCCGCGGACGCCGGTGATACCGGTGCCCTGCTCTGGCTCGCCAAAGCGCGGGAACAGGACGGAGATCAGGGGGGAGCCGAGCAGCCCGCCCGGCAGGCCGCGGCCGCCGGTGACACCACTGTCTGGCTCTGGCTCGCCGAAGCCCGTGAGGAGAAGGGGGATCGGGAGGGAGCCGAGCGGATCGCCCGACAGGCCGCGGACGCGGGCAGCATCAGCGTCCTGTTCTGGCTCGCGAAGATCCGGGACACGGCCGCCGCGGACAGAGAGACGAGTCTGTGGCCCTACGGCCTGGACCCCGACGGGGGACCTACACCGCCGTGGTAG